The Rubripirellula amarantea genome includes the window TTTGGGCCTGCGCGCTTCCGTATCCTGAATGAAAAGTTCAGGAGAACTGCCCCACCAGTTTCACGGAATAAGTTGAAGTCCCCATTTCCTCGTATCGTTACTCCAACCAACCGTAAACGGAATCAAGGGATTGTCGTCGCGGTTGCTGCTGCGCTTTGGGTGCTGGGATCGACGAACGGCTTTCAAATCGCAACGGCCCAAGAATTTGAGCCTCTGCATGTTCCGAGCATTGATGCACCCGGTCCGGGAAATACATTCCCGATAGGGGACGAGTACGAATCGCCGATCGCATCGGAAATCTATATTGAACCCTTCGTTGCCGCATCGCCGGACGACGAAATGCAATGGTGGCGAAGCGAGGTCAACACGTCGGTACTCGATCACCCGCACTGGGTTTCCTTCGGCCTTGATACCGTATTGTTGGACACGCTTGAACACAGTCCACGAATCCAGATCGTCGCGGGGGATGTCAGCGTTTCGCTTGAGCGAATTGTCCAGCAAGATGCGGCGTTCGATTCCAGCGTCCTGTTCGATACGCGCGGTCAACGCAACAACGACCCGGTTGGCAATTCGCTCACCACGGGTGGACCATCGCGATTGATCGAGGATTCGTTGGTCGGTAGTGCCGGAATTCGCAAAACGACTCGGCGAGGTGGAGCCATTGATTTGTCCCAGGAACTAGGCTTGCTCAACAGCAACAGTACGTTCTTTGATCCCGAGGACCAAGGCAACTCGCGACTCAGCTTGTCGCTTGCGCAACCTTTACTCGGTCGCGGCAATCAGTACTACAACGAACGGTTGTTGACTCAAGCCCGGTTCGATTCCGATGTTTCATGGCAGCAGATGCGTGCCGAAGTCGAAACGCGTATTGTTGACGTCGTCGCCGCCTATTGGCAGCTCTACGAATTGAGATGCCACTTGGTGCAAAGCAAGGCTTTGTTAGAACGCTCTCGTGAGATCGAGGCCTTGCTTGTCGCTCGGCAAGACTTTGACACCGGAAAGATCGAATTGGCGAAAACTCGGCAACGGGTTGCATCGCGAGCCGATCGCGTGTTGAGACTCGAAGGCGAAGTTCGCAAGACTCAATCTCGGCTGGCCTTGCTTGTGGGAGCGGAAGAACTGGCCGGTGCAGTGGGTAGTTTGGAATTGATTCCCGTCAACCAACCGATGATCCCTGAGATCGATGTGGAGCTGAAGACTGCGGTCCAAACGGGCTTGGAAAACCGTCCTGAGGTCAAAGCAGCAGCCTCGCAACTCGAATCCGCGGCACTTTCAATTCGCGTCACTCGCACCGAACTCGAACCGCAGCTCAACGCCGTCTTCGACACCTACTTGGCAGGCTTGACCGGTCAATACAACGCCGCTGAAGCATTCACCAACCAATTCAGCACTGGCGGACCGGGGATTTCCGCGGGGCTGTCCTACGAACTTCCTCGTGGTCGACGGTTGGCGAAGTCGCGATACCGGGAAGCCCACCACCGATACAAGATTCGTACCGAAGAATTACGCGAAGCCGTTCAGCAGACTCGTGCCGAAATCGAGGTCGCGATCGTTACTCTGCAGACAGCAGCCAAAGCGAGGCACATGCGTCGCGAAATCTTAGTCGCGGCAACCGAAGAAGAACGGATTTTGACTGGCCGATGGCAAAGCATGGCTGGCGATGGTTCCAATGTCGGGGTTGTTTTGGAAACCTTGCTCGATGCGCAACAGCGCCGCGTCGATGCCGAACGCGATTGGGTTTCTGCTCAGACGCAGTACGTTGTTTCGCTGGTGCAGTTGCAACAGGCGATGGGAACGCTACTGATCAAGTCCGGCATCACTCCGATCACGGACAACTGTGATAACACCATTCGGCTGATCGCCGACACGATGTCAACCGACGACTTCGAAGTGATCGATCAACTGATCCAACCCAGCCCGACGTTGAATACTCCCGTGTCTAACTCAGCGACGCCCAACTCAGCGACGCCCGACTCAGCGATGCACAACTCAGCGGTGTCTAACTCAACGGAAGCCCAGATCGGCAGTCCCAACCTTCCCGTCCCCGTGCACCTGAGCGAACCCATCGAAGTTGACGTGAAGGGACTTATCGATACTCAATGGCTCGAAAACGACGCCTTCAAGAGATTTACCGACGAGACGGTGGTTACGCCAAGCACCGACGATCAAGGATTGAAAAAATGAAACGATCGAAACATCCAATGAAGTCCCTGCGAGCGTGGGTGGTGATGTCATGCCTATGGTCCATGCCACTTGCGCCGATGGTTCGCGCGGAAACGGTGGGCGATTTGACAGTCATGGTGTACGACGGATTCACCCAGCCCTACCAACAGATTCATCTAGCGGCGGTTGAAATCGGCCGCGTGGATGAAATCATGGTCAAGGTCGGTGATCGCGTCGAACAAGGGCAGTTGATTGCCAGACTCGATGAAGGGTTGCAGATCGCCGCGTTGAAGGTGGCGCAGATTCAAACCCAGGCCACCGGTGAACTTCACGCGGCTCAATCCGAGGCGGAACTCAACGATAGCCGTCTGACGAAACTTCGTGAGCTATCGGAAAACGGGATGACTCGACCCGACGAATTGGTTCGAGCCGAAGCGGATGCGCGGATCGCGAGAGCGAGAGTTGCCAGCATCGAAGAACAAATCGCTGTCCGCCAAGCCGAGCTCGAACGAGCCAAAGTGCAACTGCAACGCCGCAGCGTGTTGGCTCCAGCCAGCGGTGTGATCGCAGAAGTATTCATGCAGCCCGGCGAGTACATTTCGCCCGGTGAGCCCGCGATCGTAGAGTTGTTGGTGGTGCATAAGTTGCTAGGCGTCTTCGTGGTGCCCGCTGAAGATTCGTACGCGCTAAGCGTGGGTACCCGCGCGAGAGTTCGATTGCGAAGCGGCGGGCAAATGATCGAATCGAAGATTACATCAATCACGCCCAAGATCGACGGGGGCAGTGGTACGGTCGAAGTGCGTGTCGAATTGCCGAACGAAAACGGTTTGCTGTTGCCCGGCGACGGTTGCACTCTGCAGATCTTGAACGACCTTCCCGAAAGTTCGGTTAACGCTCCTGCTATCGCTCCGCGTGTGGGCCGGTTCAATCTGCCAAACAATCTTCATCCACCCCAGGCGACTTCACGATGAATTGGCAAGCGTCGGGGCACGACGCTGAAATGATCGGGAATGGTTCGAAAGCCAGTCGGGAAGACTTGGTTCGAGGAGCGTCTGCGCGCGATGGTGATGCCGGCGCTTACGACAGCACTTCTGAATCGATCACCAAGGCTCTCGACAGGGATTCCGAATCGATCACCAAGGCTCTCGACGCCGATTCTGAATCGATCACCAAGGCTCTTGATGATGCGGTCGCGAAATTGCAAGCGGCTGCTCGCGTGGGAATGCCTGCGGAGGCGGAACAGCCTCAGCCGCCGACACCACTGGAGGCCGCTTACGTGGCTTCAACCGTGGCGTTGGTGGACGGGATCTGCCAAGCGGGTAACCGTCGCGGCGCTTTGGAGTCGATGGCGCGATTGATTTGTCCCCCTCAAACGTCCGGGCATGTACGGGCCGGACTCGGTGGCAAGCAATTGCGTTGGCTCTACGATTCGAAACTCGGTTGGATGGGATCGGATTCGCGGGTCTTTGAAACGTGCAAAAGTGACTTCAGTGCTATCGTCCGAGGCGAAGGGGAACAGAGGGTCGAAGAAGGAACGCTCGCTTCAATCAAGTTGCCACAGCCCAAAGGCGGCGGGAACTGCGTG containing:
- a CDS encoding TolC family protein, with product MKSPFPRIVTPTNRKRNQGIVVAVAAALWVLGSTNGFQIATAQEFEPLHVPSIDAPGPGNTFPIGDEYESPIASEIYIEPFVAASPDDEMQWWRSEVNTSVLDHPHWVSFGLDTVLLDTLEHSPRIQIVAGDVSVSLERIVQQDAAFDSSVLFDTRGQRNNDPVGNSLTTGGPSRLIEDSLVGSAGIRKTTRRGGAIDLSQELGLLNSNSTFFDPEDQGNSRLSLSLAQPLLGRGNQYYNERLLTQARFDSDVSWQQMRAEVETRIVDVVAAYWQLYELRCHLVQSKALLERSREIEALLVARQDFDTGKIELAKTRQRVASRADRVLRLEGEVRKTQSRLALLVGAEELAGAVGSLELIPVNQPMIPEIDVELKTAVQTGLENRPEVKAAASQLESAALSIRVTRTELEPQLNAVFDTYLAGLTGQYNAAEAFTNQFSTGGPGISAGLSYELPRGRRLAKSRYREAHHRYKIRTEELREAVQQTRAEIEVAIVTLQTAAKARHMRREILVAATEEERILTGRWQSMAGDGSNVGVVLETLLDAQQRRVDAERDWVSAQTQYVVSLVQLQQAMGTLLIKSGITPITDNCDNTIRLIADTMSTDDFEVIDQLIQPSPTLNTPVSNSATPNSATPDSAMHNSAVSNSTEAQIGSPNLPVPVHLSEPIEVDVKGLIDTQWLENDAFKRFTDETVVTPSTDDQGLKK
- a CDS encoding efflux RND transporter periplasmic adaptor subunit is translated as MKRSKHPMKSLRAWVVMSCLWSMPLAPMVRAETVGDLTVMVYDGFTQPYQQIHLAAVEIGRVDEIMVKVGDRVEQGQLIARLDEGLQIAALKVAQIQTQATGELHAAQSEAELNDSRLTKLRELSENGMTRPDELVRAEADARIARARVASIEEQIAVRQAELERAKVQLQRRSVLAPASGVIAEVFMQPGEYISPGEPAIVELLVVHKLLGVFVVPAEDSYALSVGTRARVRLRSGGQMIESKITSITPKIDGGSGTVEVRVELPNENGLLLPGDGCTLQILNDLPESSVNAPAIAPRVGRFNLPNNLHPPQATSR